TGGTTGATGTGGGCGATGATGACATCGCCATCCTTGGCGGCGGCGATGCGCCGGGCGGTTTCTTTTGCGCCGAGCAACGAGCCGCCATCGCCGTTGATCGAAAAGCCGGCGACCTTGAAGCCAAGCTTGCGGATCATGGCGATAGCCGACGGGCTGTATTCGGCGGTCGCGCCGCGAAACCATTTCGGCGCCGGCTCGCCGGTGCCAGCGAGAGCGGCAGCGCCCGATTCGACTTCGGCCTGCACCGCTTCCGGGCTGCCGGCGCTGCGGATGCCATAGATCTTGCGCGGCGTGTCGACGGCCGGGATGTGATGGCCGCCATGGTTTTCCAGTTCGAACAGGTCCGGATGCGCGCGCATGATCTCGACGGCGGCGGCGTTGCGCTTCAGCCAGATACCGGTGACGAAGAT
This region of Mesorhizobium sp. C432A genomic DNA includes:
- a CDS encoding polysaccharide deacetylase family protein; this encodes MTAPILRQDRHPLQKLFCALALSIVAVSSAQAAPLVEPALHLKAEDGSSVGRVALTLDACGGQTDTRILSALVENRIPATIFVTGIWLKRNAAAVEIMRAHPDLFELENHGGHHIPAVDTPRKIYGIRSAGSPEAVQAEVESGAAALAGTGEPAPKWFRGATAEYSPSAIAMIRKLGFKVAGFSINGDGGSLLGAKETARRIAAAKDGDVIIAHINQPTHAAGEGVVQGLLALKAKGLMFVRLDDADGVGNDGTTD